A part of Apostichopus japonicus isolate 1M-3 chromosome 10, ASM3797524v1, whole genome shotgun sequence genomic DNA contains:
- the LOC139975379 gene encoding parkin coregulated gene protein-like produces the protein MPQNKMTDKAKENNKSLTADAFSVKSRLKNSVVTPPPAAGAFKANPLVKQTSFRKFYNRGDLPIALEHDTKGNKIAWKVEIEKLDYHHYLPMFFDGLRETKHPYGFFARQGVHDMLEHGGNKITSVIPQLIIPIKKALELREAKVLCTTLKVLQHLVVSADLVGEALVPYYRQILPVLNIFISMNCNLGDGIDYGQQRRENVGTLIQETLEAFETYGGQDAFINIKYMVPTYESCRLN, from the exons ATGCCACAGAATAAAATGACGGACAAGGCTAAAGAAAACAACAAGTCTCTTACTGCAGATGCCTTTTCTGTGAAATCACGATTGAAAAATTCTGTAGTGACACCTCCTCCTGCAGCCGGTGCTTTCAAGGCGAATCCATTAGTAAAACAGACAAGTTTCCGAAAATTCTACAACAGAGGCGACCTTCCAATTGCTTTGGAACACGATACCAAGGGAAACAAAATCGCATGGAAG GTTGAAATTGAAAAACTGGATTATCACCATTACCTCCCGATGTTTTTTGATGGCCTTCGAGAGACCAAGCATCCATATGGTTTCTTTGCTAGGCAAGGTGTTCATGACATGCTTGAGCATGGAGGCAACAAAATCACAAGTGTCATTCCACAACTGATCATCCCTATCAAGAAGGCTTTAGAATTAAGAGAAGCTAAA GTACTCTGTACAACACTTAAAGTCCTCCAGCACCTCGTTGTTTCAGCCGATTTGGTTGGTGAAGCGCTCGTGCCCTACTACAGACAAATTCTGCCCGTCCTTAATATTTTTATCAGCATGAATTGCAACTTGGGTGATGGCATCGACTACGGACAACAGAGAAGAGAGAACGTCGGTACCTTGATTCAGGAGACACTGGAAGCCTTTGAAACATATGGTGGACAAGATGCATTcattaacattaaatatatGGTTCCGACCTACGAGTCATGCCGCTTAAACTGA
- the LOC139974923 gene encoding uncharacterized protein produces MKISSLTVFVFVIQAAYSNQAAPDPCCTAEQFQISFGGTVAQSIDDRPESIQEFFNGAFDFKSQRYGLDVYIHNYTDGTDMRYKVYQLINKGVEYIVLNSQCTEVPLQVPPSRCVPDSATYVTSFWLGDQALYLDDWKVKGSSAGFVGEVYSTTASKDCTPGPTNAVGTMDVQGQKVKFMSQGTYMNFTNSISDPDYWFVPPASCSNATQQQVGLSGLLSITDNYSN; encoded by the exons ATGAAGATTTCATCGCTAACCGTGTTTGTCTTTGTGATCCAGGCAGCCTATTCTAACCAGGCAGCACCTGATCCTTGTTGCACTGCGGAGCAATTCCAGATAAGCTTTG GTGGAACTGTGGCTCAGAGCATCGATGATCGACCAGAAAGTATACAGGAATTTTTCAATGGTGCATTTGACTTCAAGAGTCAACGTTATGGGTTGGATGTGTACATTCACAACTATACTGATGGAACAGACATGAGATACAAAGTTTATCAGCTAATCAATAAG GGAGTCGAGTACATCGTTCTGAATTCACAATGTACCGAGGTACCACTCCAAGTTCCACCATCTCGTTGTGTTCCCG ATTCAGCAACCTACGTCACTTCTTTTTGGCTCGGAGACCAAGCTCTGTACCTAGACGACTGGAAGGTTAAGGGTTCCTCAGCAGGTTTCGTTGGTGAAGTTTACTCCACCACTGCCTCAAAGGATTGTACACCTGGTCCCACGAATGCAGTTGGAACAATGGATGTACAGGGACAAAAAG TGAAGTTCATGTCACAAGGAACATACATGAATTTCACCAATTCAATCAGTGATCCCGACTACTGGTTCGTACCTCCGGCATCTTGCTCTAATGCAACACAGCAGCAGGTAGGTCTCTCAGGGCTTCTATCTATAACTGATAATTATTCCAATTAA
- the LOC139975375 gene encoding uncharacterized protein: MALLAMTPRKACRGVILCFVGFLLYGLLFLQSKKPSSLQPIQIEKASLVVLHRRNNNQPNTSDLALPMSVQLRNFIPNAYIYPNTTSSYRKSILAFLHSPKSGGLSVRDCLLKLYRIAKKDRPLVVAFSTVSEVQENLLNNISSPNDYYMGDSVMGICDHVTNRDCSYFTMMRDPYDRAISHYLFCRSGRGGQTPSCNTTLIQYTLSQCSLYFRQMTSRMLCSHSNGDTQSGSQTWICDPKPTSIDHLHLNREKREQVLHYFLDNLDKIFTVIGLTEEFETSLRMFQKIYEEPFQLCRGNHANAGSYLDGNKDDIQEEYRKQLMANDDITRCLHEDIKLYEKATEIFQIQARSLSL, translated from the exons ATGGCGCTGCTTGCCATGACTCCAAGAAAGGCATGTCGTGGCGTTATACTTTGTTTTGTGGGATTTCTTTTATACGGTCTGCTCTTTTTACAGTCTAAAAAACCAAG cTCACTCCAGCCAATCCAAATCGAGAAAGCTAGTTTAGTCGTACTGCATCGTAGAAATAATAACCAACCCAACACTTCCGATTTAGCATTGCCGATGTCAGTTCAACTGCGGAACTTCATACCGAATGCATATATCTATCCTAACACTACTAGCTCCTATAGAAAATCTATCCTAGCCTTTCTACATAGTCCGAAAAGTGGTGGACTCAGCGTGAGAGACTGTCTACTCAAGTTATACCGCATAGCGAAAAAAGATCGTCCTCTCGTCGTTGCATTTTCGACGGTATCTGAAGTTCAGGAGAATTTACTCAACAACATCAGTTCGCCCAATGATTACTATATGGGAGACTCAGTAATGGGAATTTGCGATCACGTGACCAACAGAGATTGTTCTTATTTCACAATGATGAGGGATCCATACGATAGAGCGATTTCTCATTATCTCTTCTGTCGAAGTGGTCGAGGCGGACAGACCCCATCCTGCAATACGACTTTGATTCAATACACCCTGTCACAGTGCAGCTTATATTTCCGCCAAATGACATCCCGCATGTTATGTTCCCATAGTAACGGTGACACCCAGTCCGGAAGTCAGACGTGGATTTGCGATCCCAAACCAACGAGCATTGATCATTTACATCTCAACCGAGAGAAGAGAGAACAAGTCTTACATTATTTTCTTGATAACttggataaaatatttactGTGATTGGCCTGACTGAGGAGTTCGAAACCTCTCTCAGAATGTTTCAGAAAATATACGAAGAACCCTTTCAGCTCTGTAGAGGGAACCATGCAAATGCTGGTTCATATCTGGATGGTAATAAGGATGACATTCAAGAAGAATATAGAAAACAATTAATGGCAAATGACGACATAACTCGATGCTTACACGAAGATATTAAGCTATATGAGAAGGCGACCGAAATTTTTCAGATCCAGGCTCGGAGTCTATCGTTGTAA